A window of the Ipomoea triloba cultivar NCNSP0323 chromosome 14, ASM357664v1 genome harbors these coding sequences:
- the LOC116003519 gene encoding uncharacterized protein LOC116003519 — MPMDMERSNSLGSSNNSFFSSSSKPTSSLVLSVQCLKGSSKGDEWTGDMLQTGDIVEELRIGNLTIVAPFKNGKAGVQKLLHTSFKAKETSVRVRVRRGSGDLAELQACLVPNESVGRKQYVLRAIDDPNYAVGFVDRTESECLELQASRNSRMVAALAKTPMQDGYVSYPWERRMAEMLAVPNSSSFYSMLLLPKATDKVAFRYNDVEDTLARANAWLNASQASGIPIVFMNIQTESLLTKISGETASSTVNAGSLSDLSNLANASLYGFEDYHGVDIGVVRGVRLWFSPLGGEIPIEIIIQEHDTKLGFAISRTEEGFIYVSSVIKGNEDAPSARSGLSNLYEEASKQSKLLVVSRISNQKVLPWMVSTAGAIRCYDTVSLSQKLSLHRHARVPILIHVFLWDRAVCIPSCGSIRSRAVSPPAQPPWQQQEVVAVPRVQRESQVMPVSLPDDDDDDDIAGRLERDTAGESSFRFHDFALPNNNWV, encoded by the exons ATGCCCATGGACATGGAGCGCTCCAACTCACTGGGCAGCTCCAACAATTCGTTTTTCTCGTCGTCGTCGAAGCCGACCTCCTCGTTGGTCCTGTCCGTACAATGTCTGAAAGGCAGCTCGAAAGGCGACGAGTGGACGGGCGACATGTTGCAGACGGGAGACATCGTGGAGGAGCTCCGAATCGGGAACCTCACGATCGTGGCGCCGTTCAAGAACGGCAAGGCGGGGGTGCAGAAGCTGCTCCACACGTCCTTTAAGGCGAAGGAGACGTCCGTGCGCGTGCGGGTCCGCCGAGGCTCGGGCGACTTGGCCGAGCTGCAGGCCTGCCTGGTCCCCAACGAATCGGTGGGGCGGAAACAGTACGTGCTGAGGGCCATCGATGATCCTAACTATGCGGTCGGCTTCGTTGATCGGACGGAGAGCGAGTGCTTGGAATTGCAAG CTTCAAGGAACTCAAGAATGGTGGCTGCACTGGCAAAAACTCCGATGCAAGACGGATACGTATCGTACCCATGGGAGAGGAGGATGGCGGAGATGTTAGCAGTGCCCAATTCCAGCAGCTTCTACTCCATGCTCCTCTTGCCCAAAGCCACCGACAAGGTTGCTTTTCGATACAACGATGTTGAGGATACTCTTGCCCGTGCCAATGCTTGGCTCAACGCTTCTCAGGCTTCTGGCATTCCCATTGTCTTCATGAACATTCAAACTGAATCCCTTCTTACAAAG ATATCGGGAGAGACAGCATCGTCGACAGTAAATGCTGGATCGCTGTCTGATCTGTCGAATCTTGCGAATGCAAGCTTGTATGGGTTTGAAGACTACCACGGAGTGGATATTGGGGTGGTGAGAGGTGTTCGCCTTTGGTTTTCCCCTCTTGGTGGAGAGATCCCCATTGAAATCATTATCCAAGAACATGACACTAAGCTAGGATTTGCCATAAGTAGAACTGAAGAG GGTTTCATATACGTATCTTCGGTGATAAAAGGCAACGAAGATGCGCCATCAGCGCGATCAGGCCTGAGCAATCTCTACGAAGAAGCTTCTAAGCAGTCAAAGCTTCTAGTAGTTTCTCGAATCTCGAACCAGAAGGTGCTACCGTGGATGGTTTCCACCGCCGGCGCAATCCGGTGCTACGACACGGTGTCCCTGAGCCAGAAGCTCTCCCTGCACCGCCACGCCAGGGTCCCCATCCTCATCCACGTCTTCCTGTGGGACCGCGCCGTCTGCATTCCCAGCTGCGGCAGCATCCGCTCCCGGGCGGTTTCTCCGCCGGCGCAGCCGCCGTGGCAGCAGCAGGAAGTCGTCGCTGTGCCGCGCGTTCAGCGTGAGAGTCAGGTTATGCCGGTGTCGTTGccggatgatgatgatgatgatgatattgcCGGTCGGCTTGAGAGAGATACCGCCGGGGAATCGTCGTTTCGGTTCCACGATTTCGCACTTCCCAATAATAATTGGGTATAA
- the LOC116004973 gene encoding uncharacterized protein LOC116004973 isoform X1, with protein sequence MEAEEEQDFGFISATSFFKRSLVSLSPFTPTASPAPRRLSSCFTQPSQPVRAKRQLAWVSLQGRLVGAEEASSSRAIGGGLSPEEAVAWDLFTPVQRVLVVAVIGAAASAANSKKNKRICELEKSVQLRDQVLLKMQQKLDNLCEQVNDQLEPPSNNCWLCEQHKHLPKLFPMTDSGRKMSMGEEVIKSEVLIPANETEQEERRMSDLSDLAPSVASSVDTQVNTVTVYQDDYSLRRDCEEKDATIKSLSACLQSSESLDSKRITELEGVIRRKNMIISKLRKDILVLEQKVTNLTRLRRPSFSKANLMKLPVLTDNIIYDMDSTTGPSSSDSDNSPRRNKPQTPAAMSLEVSKISAREEEQKRGQEKKPAPVKVIDRHYSSRPVSPSLNQTGNSVSSSRNKPLTPAAKNLEVTKSAEREGDQKWGPEKNPALVRLTDRYYSSRPVSPLKEISSNQIGSSVSSSKSKQTPSGREPTSRGKPPVRSKLADQHKRWV encoded by the exons ATGGAGGCTGAAGAAGAGCAAGATTTCGGCTTCATCTCAGCTACATCTTTCTTTAAGCGCTCGCTGGTTTCACTCTCTCCCTTCACTCCAACAGCTTCGCCTGCGCCTCGGCGCCTCTCCAGCTGCTTCACCCAGCCGAGCCAGCCGGTCAGGGCCAAACGCCAGTTGGCATGGGTGTCCCTCCAGGGCCGCCTAGTCGGGGCCGAGGAAGCCAGTTCGTCTAGGGCTATCGGCGGCGGGTTGAGCCCGGAAGAAGCCGTGGCTTGGGATCTTTTCACCCCTGTTCAACGGGTTCTTGTTGTCGCTGTTATCGGCGCCGCCGCCTCCGCCGCGAATTCGAAGAAGAATAAACGGATTTGCGAGCTGGAAAAATCTGTTCAACTCAGG GATCAAGTGCTTCTTAAGATGCAGCAGAAGCTAGATAATTTATGTGAACAGGTCAACGATCAACTTGAACCTCCTAGTAACAATTGCTGGCTTTGTGAGCAACACAAGCACCTTCCCAAACTTTTCCCCAtg ACTGATTCAGGTAGGAAGATGTCAATGGGGGAAGAAGTGATCAAGTCTGAAGTACTCATCCCGGCAAATGAAACAGAACAAGAAGAGCGCCGCATGTCTGATTTATCAGACTTGGCTCCTAGCGTGGCTTCCTCTGTAGATACTCAG GTGAACACTGTAACAGTTTATCAAGATGACTACAGCCTTCGGAGGGACTGCGAAGAAAAGGATGCCACCATAAAAAGTCTCTCTGCCTGTTTACAATCATCTGAATCTCTTGATTCAAAG AGGATCACGGAGTTAGAAGGTGTTATTCGTAGGAAGAATATGATTATTTCCAAACTGAGAAAGGACATACTGGTTCTAGAACAGAAG GTTACCAACCTGACAAGACTTCGAAGACCTTCTTTCTCAAAAGCAAACTTGATGAAGCTTCCTGTGTTGACAGACAATATTATCTATGATATGGACAGCACAACTGGCCCTTCGTCTTCAGATTCAGATAACTCCCCCAGGAGGAACAAACCCCAAACTCCTGCTGCTATGAGTTTGGAGGTTAGCAAAATTTCTGCAAGGGAAGAAGAGCAGAAACGAGGACAGGAGAAGAAACCTGCACCTGTGAAAGTAATCGACAGACATTATAGTTCTAGGCCAGTAAGCCCTTCATTAAATCAGACAGGTAATTCTGTTTCCAGTTCAAGGAACAAACCCCTCACTCCTGCAGCTAAGAACTTAGAGGTTACCAAAAGTGCTGAAAGGGAAGGAGACCAGAAATGGGGACCGGAGAAGAATCCTGCACTTGTGAGACTAACAGACAGGTATTATAGCTCGAGGCCAGTAAGCCCTTTGAAGGAAATATCATCCAATCAGATAGGCAGTTCAGTTTCCAGTTCAAAATCAAAGCAAACACCTTCTGGAAGAGAGCCTACAAGTAGGGGCAAGCCTCCTGTTAGGTCGAAGCTCGCGGATCAGCATAAGAGATGGGTTTAA
- the LOC116004973 gene encoding uncharacterized protein LOC116004973 isoform X2, which produces MEAEEEQDFGFISATSFFKRSLVSLSPFTPTASPAPRRLSSCFTQPSQPVRAKRQLAWVSLQGRLVGAEEASSSRAIGGGLSPEEAVAWDLFTPVQRVLVVAVIGAAASAANSKKNKRICELEKSVQLRDQVLLKMQQKLDNLCEQVNDQLEPPSNNCWLCEQHKHLPKLFPMTDSGRKMSMGEEVIKSEVLIPANETEQEERRMSDLSDLAPSVASSVDTQVNTVTVYQDDYSLRRDCEEKDATIKSLSACLQSSESLDSKRITELEGVIRRKNMIISKLRKDILVLEQKVTNLTRLRRPSFSKANLMKLPVLTDNIIYDMDSTTGPSSSDSDNSPRRNKPQTPAAMSLEVSKISAREEEQKRGQEKKPAPVKVIDRHYSSRPVSPSLNQTGNSVSSSRNKPLTPAAKNLEVTKSAEREGDQKWGPEKNPALVRLTDRYYSSRPVSPLKEISSNQIGSSVSSSKSKQTPSGREPTSRGKPPVRSKLADQHKRWV; this is translated from the exons ATGGAGGCTGAAGAAGAGCAAGATTTCGGCTTCATCTCAGCTAC ATCTTTCTTTAAGCGCTCGCTGGTTTCACTCTCTCCCTTCACTCCAACAGCTTCGCCTGCGCCTCGGCGCCTCTCCAGCTGCTTCACCCAGCCGAGCCAGCCGGTCAGGGCCAAACGCCAGTTGGCATGGGTGTCCCTCCAGGGCCGCCTAGTCGGGGCCGAGGAAGCCAGTTCGTCTAGGGCTATCGGCGGCGGGTTGAGCCCGGAAGAAGCCGTGGCTTGGGATCTTTTCACCCCTGTTCAACGGGTTCTTGTTGTCGCTGTTATCGGCGCCGCCGCCTCCGCCGCGAATTCGAAGAAGAATAAACGGATTTGCGAGCTGGAAAAATCTGTTCAACTCAGG GATCAAGTGCTTCTTAAGATGCAGCAGAAGCTAGATAATTTATGTGAACAGGTCAACGATCAACTTGAACCTCCTAGTAACAATTGCTGGCTTTGTGAGCAACACAAGCACCTTCCCAAACTTTTCCCCAtg ACTGATTCAGGTAGGAAGATGTCAATGGGGGAAGAAGTGATCAAGTCTGAAGTACTCATCCCGGCAAATGAAACAGAACAAGAAGAGCGCCGCATGTCTGATTTATCAGACTTGGCTCCTAGCGTGGCTTCCTCTGTAGATACTCAG GTGAACACTGTAACAGTTTATCAAGATGACTACAGCCTTCGGAGGGACTGCGAAGAAAAGGATGCCACCATAAAAAGTCTCTCTGCCTGTTTACAATCATCTGAATCTCTTGATTCAAAG AGGATCACGGAGTTAGAAGGTGTTATTCGTAGGAAGAATATGATTATTTCCAAACTGAGAAAGGACATACTGGTTCTAGAACAGAAG GTTACCAACCTGACAAGACTTCGAAGACCTTCTTTCTCAAAAGCAAACTTGATGAAGCTTCCTGTGTTGACAGACAATATTATCTATGATATGGACAGCACAACTGGCCCTTCGTCTTCAGATTCAGATAACTCCCCCAGGAGGAACAAACCCCAAACTCCTGCTGCTATGAGTTTGGAGGTTAGCAAAATTTCTGCAAGGGAAGAAGAGCAGAAACGAGGACAGGAGAAGAAACCTGCACCTGTGAAAGTAATCGACAGACATTATAGTTCTAGGCCAGTAAGCCCTTCATTAAATCAGACAGGTAATTCTGTTTCCAGTTCAAGGAACAAACCCCTCACTCCTGCAGCTAAGAACTTAGAGGTTACCAAAAGTGCTGAAAGGGAAGGAGACCAGAAATGGGGACCGGAGAAGAATCCTGCACTTGTGAGACTAACAGACAGGTATTATAGCTCGAGGCCAGTAAGCCCTTTGAAGGAAATATCATCCAATCAGATAGGCAGTTCAGTTTCCAGTTCAAAATCAAAGCAAACACCTTCTGGAAGAGAGCCTACAAGTAGGGGCAAGCCTCCTGTTAGGTCGAAGCTCGCGGATCAGCATAAGAGATGGGTTTAA